The Ictalurus punctatus breed USDA103 chromosome 9, Coco_2.0, whole genome shotgun sequence genome contains a region encoding:
- the LOC108269975 gene encoding ornithine decarboxylase 1 isoform X2, giving the protein MTMTSFGNFEITLLEEGFCAKDIVEQKITSSINKDAFYVADLGDIFKKHLRWVHALPRVKPFYAVKCNDSGAIVQTLATLGAGFDCASQTEIQLVQSLGVEPSRIIYANPCKQASQIKYASAHGVQMMTFDSEVELTKVACNHDNAKLVLRIATDDSKSVCRMSVKFGATLKSSRLLLEQAKELGLDIIGVSFHVGSSCTDPATYTQAIADARYVFDMGAELGYNMTLLDIGGGFPGSDDFKLKFEEITAVINPALDKYFPADCGVRIIAEPGRFYAASAYTLAVNIIAKKVNMKEQSGSDTNEDDGTSDRILMYYVNDSIFGSFQDTIFGYEYPIPIVHKKPKPDERMYPSSVWGHTCNGVDRIVELCTLPDRQVGDWLLFENMGAYTVAVSSTFNGFQKPDIHYVMSRSACDEFLFIMY; this is encoded by the exons ATGACCATGACTTCATTCGGCAACTTTGAAATTACCCTCCTAGAGGAAGGGTTCTGTGCAAAGGACATTGTTGAGCAGAAGATCACCTCATCA ATTAACAAGGATGCTTTCTATGTGGCAGACCTGGGGGATATCTTTAAGAAGCACCTTAGATGGGTGCATGCCTTGCCTCGTGTCAAGCCTTTCTATGCTGTGAAATGCAACGATAGCGGGGCTATTGTACAGACACTGGCAACACTGGGAGCAGGCTTTGACTGCGCAAGCCAG ACCGAGATCCAGCTTGTGCAGTCTCTGGGAGTGGAGCCCAGTAGGATCATTTACGCCAACCCCTGCAAGCAAGCGTCGCAGATCAAGTATGCTTCTGCACATGGAGTGCAAATGATGACCTTTGATAGTGAAGTGGAACTAACGAAGGTCGCTTGTAACCATGACAATGCCAA ACTAGTGCTGCGTATAGCTACAGATGACTCTAAGTCAGTGTGCAGAATGAGTGTGAAGTTTGGAGCCACGCTGAAAAGCAGCAGGCTGCTTCTGGAGCAGGCAAAGGAGCTGGGCCTGGACATCATTGGAGTCAGCTTTCATGTAGGCAGCAGCTGCACTGACCCAGCAACATACACCCAAGCCATTGCAGATGCACGATACGTGTTTGACATGGGG GCTGAGTTGGGCTACAATATGACCCTGTTGGATATAGGCGGTGGCTTCCCTGGCTCTGATGATTTCAAGCTGAAGTTTGAAGAG ATTACTGCTGTGATCAACCCTGCACTGGATAAGTACTTTCCTGCAGACTGTGGTGTGAGGATAATTGCTGAGCCTGGCCGATTCTATGCAGCTTCTGCATATACGCTAGCTGTCAATATTATTGCTAAAAAAGTCAACATGAAGGAGCAGTCTGGCTCTGATACAAATGAAGATGATGGGACCAGTGACAGAATTCTAATGTACTATGTCAACGATAGCATCTTTGGATCTTTTCAAGACACAATTTTTGGTTATGAATATCCAATACCCATTGTGCACAAG AAACCCAAGCCTGATGAGCGCATGTACCCCAGTAGTGTTTGGGGTCATACCTGTAATGGCGTGGACCGCATTGTGGAGCTGTGTACCCTGCCTGACCGGCAGGTGGGAGACTGGCTGCTGTTCGAAAACATGGGTGCTTACACTGTGGCTGTCTCGTCCACCTTTAACGGCTTCCAAAAACCAGATATCCATTACGTCATGTCCAGATCAGCTTG TGATGAATTCTTGTTTATCATGTATTAG
- the LOC108269975 gene encoding ornithine decarboxylase isoform X1 has translation MTMTSFGNFEITLLEEGFCAKDIVEQKITSSINKDAFYVADLGDIFKKHLRWVHALPRVKPFYAVKCNDSGAIVQTLATLGAGFDCASQTEIQLVQSLGVEPSRIIYANPCKQASQIKYASAHGVQMMTFDSEVELTKVACNHDNAKLVLRIATDDSKSVCRMSVKFGATLKSSRLLLEQAKELGLDIIGVSFHVGSSCTDPATYTQAIADARYVFDMGAELGYNMTLLDIGGGFPGSDDFKLKFEEITAVINPALDKYFPADCGVRIIAEPGRFYAASAYTLAVNIIAKKVNMKEQSGSDTNEDDGTSDRILMYYVNDSIFGSFQDTIFGYEYPIPIVHKKPKPDERMYPSSVWGHTCNGVDRIVELCTLPDRQVGDWLLFENMGAYTVAVSSTFNGFQKPDIHYVMSRSAWQYMQQIHTQEMPALVEKQSPGNMPSH, from the exons ATGACCATGACTTCATTCGGCAACTTTGAAATTACCCTCCTAGAGGAAGGGTTCTGTGCAAAGGACATTGTTGAGCAGAAGATCACCTCATCA ATTAACAAGGATGCTTTCTATGTGGCAGACCTGGGGGATATCTTTAAGAAGCACCTTAGATGGGTGCATGCCTTGCCTCGTGTCAAGCCTTTCTATGCTGTGAAATGCAACGATAGCGGGGCTATTGTACAGACACTGGCAACACTGGGAGCAGGCTTTGACTGCGCAAGCCAG ACCGAGATCCAGCTTGTGCAGTCTCTGGGAGTGGAGCCCAGTAGGATCATTTACGCCAACCCCTGCAAGCAAGCGTCGCAGATCAAGTATGCTTCTGCACATGGAGTGCAAATGATGACCTTTGATAGTGAAGTGGAACTAACGAAGGTCGCTTGTAACCATGACAATGCCAA ACTAGTGCTGCGTATAGCTACAGATGACTCTAAGTCAGTGTGCAGAATGAGTGTGAAGTTTGGAGCCACGCTGAAAAGCAGCAGGCTGCTTCTGGAGCAGGCAAAGGAGCTGGGCCTGGACATCATTGGAGTCAGCTTTCATGTAGGCAGCAGCTGCACTGACCCAGCAACATACACCCAAGCCATTGCAGATGCACGATACGTGTTTGACATGGGG GCTGAGTTGGGCTACAATATGACCCTGTTGGATATAGGCGGTGGCTTCCCTGGCTCTGATGATTTCAAGCTGAAGTTTGAAGAG ATTACTGCTGTGATCAACCCTGCACTGGATAAGTACTTTCCTGCAGACTGTGGTGTGAGGATAATTGCTGAGCCTGGCCGATTCTATGCAGCTTCTGCATATACGCTAGCTGTCAATATTATTGCTAAAAAAGTCAACATGAAGGAGCAGTCTGGCTCTGATACAAATGAAGATGATGGGACCAGTGACAGAATTCTAATGTACTATGTCAACGATAGCATCTTTGGATCTTTTCAAGACACAATTTTTGGTTATGAATATCCAATACCCATTGTGCACAAG AAACCCAAGCCTGATGAGCGCATGTACCCCAGTAGTGTTTGGGGTCATACCTGTAATGGCGTGGACCGCATTGTGGAGCTGTGTACCCTGCCTGACCGGCAGGTGGGAGACTGGCTGCTGTTCGAAAACATGGGTGCTTACACTGTGGCTGTCTCGTCCACCTTTAACGGCTTCCAAAAACCAGATATCCATTACGTCATGTCCAGATCAGCTTG GCAATATATGCAACAGATCCACACCCAGGAAATGCCAGCTCTGGTGGAGAAGCAGAGCCCTGGAAACATGCCAAGCCACTGA